Proteins encoded in a region of the Ancylobacter sp. SL191 genome:
- a CDS encoding ABC transporter substrate-binding protein codes for MRRCLPLCLLLALLAALTSAPAQARGRDLSKEPPVFVRAILEGQLPPLAERLPENPRVIDLPAMGRTPGHYGGTLRMLMGDQRDIRFITIYGYARLVVFDTQGNLVPDILESVDVQEGRIFTLHLRKGHRWSDGQPFTAEDFRYWWEDVANNDRLSPGGPPMQMVVQGEAARFEVIDATTVRYSWSMPNPGFLPALAGAQPLVIAMPAHYMKQFHQTYADPLKLSALIKLERVKDWTALHDRMARAYRPENPELPLLGPWIPKTDPPAEFFIFKRNPFYHRVDEEGRQLPYIDEITMSIGTSSLIPAKVTAGGSDLQARYISFADYTFLKAAEARGHYKVRLWERGEGAFVALVPNLNVKDEAWRALLRNVDVRRALSVAINRHDINQVIFFGLGHEGANTVIPGSPLYKQSYDQAWSQYDPALANKLLDAAGLDKRDSDGFRLLPDGRRAEITVETSGDNMEETDILELVAHDWYKVGIRLFVRGTQRDLLRRGVIAGNVTMAVWPGMDNAIPGPDMSPDALAPTNSMQFQWPLWGQYVDSAGREGEKPALPAAQELIDLAKKWRQSITSAERAAIWTRMLEINADEVFTIGIVNRISQPVIVSDQLRNVPEVGIYSFEPGAYFGMYMPDTFWFDDGTSTLDVTRD; via the coding sequence ATGCGGCGGTGCCTTCCCCTTTGCCTGTTGCTTGCCCTTCTCGCGGCGCTGACGAGCGCCCCGGCGCAGGCGCGCGGACGCGACCTCTCCAAGGAGCCGCCGGTCTTCGTGCGCGCCATTCTGGAGGGGCAGCTTCCCCCGCTCGCCGAGCGCCTGCCGGAGAACCCGCGCGTTATCGACCTGCCGGCCATGGGCCGCACGCCCGGCCATTATGGCGGCACGCTGCGCATGCTGATGGGCGACCAGAGGGACATCCGCTTCATCACCATTTACGGCTATGCGCGCCTCGTGGTGTTCGACACCCAGGGCAACCTCGTGCCGGACATCCTCGAAAGCGTGGATGTGCAGGAAGGGCGCATCTTCACCCTGCATCTGCGCAAGGGCCATCGCTGGTCGGACGGCCAGCCCTTCACGGCGGAGGACTTCCGCTACTGGTGGGAGGATGTCGCTAATAATGACCGGCTCAGCCCCGGCGGGCCACCCATGCAGATGGTGGTGCAGGGCGAGGCCGCCCGCTTCGAGGTGATCGACGCCACCACGGTGCGCTACAGCTGGTCAATGCCCAATCCGGGCTTCCTGCCGGCACTGGCGGGCGCGCAGCCTTTGGTCATCGCCATGCCCGCCCATTACATGAAGCAGTTCCACCAGACATATGCCGATCCGCTGAAGCTCTCGGCGCTGATCAAGCTGGAGCGGGTGAAGGACTGGACGGCGCTGCATGACCGCATGGCGCGGGCCTACCGGCCGGAGAACCCGGAGCTGCCGTTGCTCGGGCCGTGGATCCCGAAGACCGATCCGCCGGCGGAGTTCTTCATCTTCAAGCGCAACCCGTTCTATCACCGGGTGGACGAGGAGGGCCGGCAGCTCCCCTATATCGACGAGATCACCATGTCGATCGGCACCTCCTCGCTGATCCCGGCCAAGGTGACGGCGGGCGGATCGGATCTCCAGGCACGCTACATCTCCTTCGCCGACTACACTTTCCTCAAGGCGGCGGAGGCGCGCGGTCACTACAAGGTGCGGCTCTGGGAGCGCGGCGAGGGCGCCTTCGTGGCGCTGGTGCCCAATCTCAATGTGAAGGACGAGGCGTGGCGCGCGCTGCTGCGCAATGTCGATGTGCGCCGGGCGCTCTCGGTGGCCATCAACCGGCACGACATCAACCAGGTGATCTTCTTCGGCCTCGGCCATGAGGGCGCCAACACGGTCATACCCGGCAGCCCGCTCTACAAGCAGTCCTATGATCAGGCTTGGTCGCAATACGACCCGGCGCTGGCCAATAAGCTGCTCGACGCCGCCGGCCTCGACAAGCGCGACAGCGACGGCTTCCGCCTGCTTCCCGACGGGCGGCGGGCGGAGATCACCGTGGAGACCTCCGGCGACAACATGGAGGAGACCGACATCCTCGAACTGGTCGCCCATGACTGGTACAAGGTCGGCATCCGCCTCTTCGTGCGCGGCACGCAGCGCGACCTGCTGCGCCGCGGTGTCATCGCCGGCAATGTGACCATGGCGGTGTGGCCCGGCATGGACAACGCCATTCCCGGCCCGGACATGTCGCCCGACGCGCTGGCGCCGACCAATTCCATGCAGTTCCAGTGGCCGCTCTGGGGCCAGTATGTCGACAGTGCGGGCCGCGAGGGCGAGAAGCCCGCTCTGCCGGCGGCGCAGGAGCTTATCGACCTCGCGAAGAAGTGGCGCCAGTCCATCACCAGCGCGGAGCGCGCCGCCATCTGGACGCGGATGCTGGAGATCAATGCCGACGAGGTGTTCACCATCGGCATCGTCAACCGCATTTCCCAGCCGGTGATCGTCAGCGACCAGCTGCGCAACGTGCCCGAGGTCGGCATCTACAGCTTCGAGCCGGGTGCCTATTTCGGCATGTACATGCCCGATACCTTCTGGTTCGACGACGGAACCTCCACGCTCGACGTGACCAGGGATTGA
- a CDS encoding ABC transporter ATP-binding protein has translation MPSAGAGTDVLRIEDLRISFVTHGQLTEVVKGVSLRVPAGKTVALVGESGSGKTVISQAIMGLLPRNGVVEGGRILFADPAPGGKTLDIATLSRDGRTIRKLRGGRIGMIFQEPMSSLSPVHTIGNQIEEALQLHRPHPRRDARAATEKMLGLVGFRDPHRSYDQYPFELSGGLRQRAMLAMALICQPALLIADEPTTALDVTIQAQVLKLMKDLQAEMGMAILLITHDLGVVANMADEVVVVYRGQVMEAGTVDDVFRHPEHPYLKALLKASPDFDMKPGERLVALREVAPVLPKGFGRRETNANTPPLLTVRNLRKSYGAKNNRVVAVEDVSFDVARGQCLGLVGESGSGKTTVGHMIMRSRSADGGSVVFNDGSGPVDVLALGERQLRDFRPRMQMIFQDPVSSLSPRMTVLDIIREPLIIQNRGTEAEQKRRAVELMECVGLDPRFLSRYPHSFSGGQRQRIGIARALALNPDLIICDEPVSALDVSVQAQVLNLLKDLQSSLGLTYFFISHNLAVVHYMAARIAVMARGRLVEIGPREAIFHRPAHPYTRTLLKAVPLPDLDRRLDFATCVPTGGASDPSSWPEEFRPAGAGRLGLIDLGGGHCVLADQDCTARDLTAA, from the coding sequence ATGCCGTCCGCGGGGGCGGGCACGGATGTGCTGCGCATCGAGGATCTGAGGATTTCCTTCGTCACCCATGGCCAGCTCACCGAGGTGGTCAAGGGCGTGTCGCTGCGCGTGCCGGCCGGCAAGACCGTGGCGCTGGTCGGCGAGAGCGGCTCGGGCAAGACCGTGATCTCGCAGGCCATCATGGGCCTGCTGCCGCGCAACGGCGTGGTGGAGGGCGGGCGCATCCTGTTCGCCGACCCCGCCCCCGGCGGCAAGACGCTGGACATCGCCACCCTCTCGCGCGACGGGCGGACCATTCGCAAGCTGCGCGGCGGGCGGATCGGCATGATCTTCCAGGAGCCGATGTCCTCGCTCTCGCCGGTCCACACCATCGGCAACCAGATCGAGGAGGCGCTCCAGCTCCACCGCCCGCATCCGCGCCGCGACGCGCGGGCGGCGACGGAGAAGATGCTGGGGCTGGTGGGTTTTCGCGACCCGCACCGCTCCTATGACCAGTACCCGTTCGAGCTGTCCGGTGGCCTGCGCCAGCGCGCCATGCTCGCCATGGCGCTGATCTGCCAGCCGGCGCTGCTCATCGCCGATGAGCCGACCACGGCTTTGGATGTCACCATCCAGGCGCAGGTGCTCAAGCTGATGAAGGATCTCCAGGCCGAGATGGGCATGGCGATCCTCCTCATCACTCATGACCTCGGCGTCGTCGCCAACATGGCGGACGAGGTTGTGGTGGTCTATCGCGGGCAGGTGATGGAAGCCGGCACGGTGGATGACGTGTTCCGCCACCCGGAGCACCCCTATCTCAAGGCACTGCTGAAGGCCTCGCCGGATTTCGACATGAAGCCGGGCGAGCGGCTGGTGGCACTGCGCGAGGTGGCCCCCGTCCTGCCAAAGGGCTTCGGCCGCCGCGAGACCAACGCCAATACCCCGCCGCTGCTCACCGTGCGCAACCTGCGCAAGAGCTATGGTGCGAAGAACAACCGCGTGGTCGCGGTGGAGGATGTCAGTTTCGACGTGGCGCGCGGCCAATGCCTCGGGCTGGTCGGCGAGAGCGGCTCGGGCAAGACGACGGTCGGCCACATGATCATGCGCTCGCGCAGCGCCGATGGCGGCTCGGTCGTGTTCAACGACGGGTCCGGGCCGGTCGACGTGCTGGCCCTCGGCGAGCGGCAATTGCGCGATTTCCGCCCGCGCATGCAGATGATCTTCCAGGATCCGGTGTCCTCGCTTTCCCCGCGCATGACCGTGCTCGACATCATCCGCGAGCCGCTGATCATCCAGAACCGCGGCACCGAGGCCGAGCAGAAGCGCCGGGCGGTGGAGCTGATGGAATGCGTCGGGCTCGATCCGCGCTTTCTCAGCCGCTACCCGCACAGCTTCTCCGGCGGCCAGCGCCAGCGCATCGGCATCGCCCGCGCCCTCGCGCTCAACCCGGACCTCATCATCTGCGACGAGCCGGTCTCGGCGCTCGACGTCTCCGTGCAGGCGCAGGTGCTGAACCTGCTGAAAGACCTGCAAAGCTCGCTCGGCCTCACCTATTTCTTCATCTCGCACAATCTGGCGGTGGTGCATTACATGGCCGCGCGTATCGCGGTGATGGCGCGCGGGCGCCTCGTCGAGATCGGTCCGCGCGAGGCGATCTTCCACCGGCCGGCGCATCCCTATACGCGCACCCTGCTCAAGGCCGTGCCGCTGCCCGATCTCGACCGGCGGCTGGATTTCGCCACCTGCGTGCCCACCGGCGGCGCCTCCGACCCGTCGAGCTGGCCGGAGGAGTTCCGCCCGGCGGGTGCGGGGCGTCTCGGGCTGATCGACCTCGGCGGCGGCCATTGCGTGCTGGCCGACCAGGACTGCACCGCCCGCGACCTGACGGCGGCGTGA
- a CDS encoding 2Fe-2S iron-sulfur cluster-binding protein: MALTSTTPPAEAAIGTRGDLRDLPWACMARLWSGIVLFAFVLTHLLNHAVGIFGVGAMEYAQQWRWLLWQSWPGTVLLYGSVAIHMVLSAYRITLRRTWRMPKDEAWQIVSGLAIPFLIVGHIVNTRVAGSWFGGDIGYQGVLARMFPAAVFSQSMLLVMSWSHGVIGLHHALRYQHWYRSARVAGLVLAVLIPFLAMAGFIAAGREALQAGPPAPRTPEQQAGLDRIDMMLTSGVAGFALAFVGLMGMFYIRRRVGNTITITYRGYGPVDVPSGTSVLEASRMHHIPHPSTCRGRGRCSTCRVQILAGADALPEPFGAERAVLASIGAPSSVRLACQIRPAHSLSVRVLMPVLGHRFGGDLDAEAREWAMERDATVLVLDVRAFTTLTHNRLPYEIAVLVNRFSAEMTQTVESHGGRIDQMFGDGLMAVFDASDKPASGARAALRAARDMARVLDLLNSEMRGVLPIPIRAGIGVHTGSIVLARVGDGLDDNLIRAIGNTVAVSFALESASKEFLADYVVSAETAKASGFDFSRLQPREVTVDSNGMSVTAYAVPDAATLDAVMAGGVMLGMLGAARS; this comes from the coding sequence ATGGCGCTGACCTCGACCACTCCCCCAGCCGAGGCGGCGATTGGAACGCGCGGAGATCTGCGCGATCTCCCCTGGGCGTGCATGGCGCGGCTCTGGTCCGGCATCGTGCTGTTCGCCTTCGTGCTGACGCATCTCTTGAACCACGCCGTGGGCATCTTCGGCGTCGGGGCGATGGAATATGCCCAGCAATGGCGCTGGCTGCTATGGCAGTCCTGGCCGGGCACGGTGCTGCTCTATGGCTCGGTCGCCATCCACATGGTGCTGTCCGCCTACCGCATCACGCTTCGCCGCACCTGGCGGATGCCGAAGGACGAGGCGTGGCAGATCGTCTCCGGCCTCGCCATTCCGTTCCTGATCGTCGGTCACATCGTCAACACCCGCGTCGCCGGTTCCTGGTTCGGCGGCGATATCGGCTATCAAGGCGTGCTGGCCCGCATGTTTCCGGCGGCGGTGTTCTCGCAGTCCATGCTGCTCGTCATGTCGTGGAGCCACGGGGTGATTGGCCTGCACCATGCGCTGCGCTACCAGCACTGGTACCGCAGCGCGCGGGTCGCCGGGCTCGTGCTGGCGGTGCTGATCCCGTTCCTCGCCATGGCCGGCTTCATCGCCGCCGGGCGCGAGGCCTTGCAGGCCGGCCCGCCGGCGCCACGCACGCCCGAGCAGCAGGCCGGGCTCGACCGGATCGACATGATGCTTACCAGCGGCGTCGCCGGCTTCGCGCTCGCCTTTGTCGGGCTGATGGGCATGTTCTACATCCGCCGGCGGGTCGGCAACACCATCACCATCACCTATCGCGGCTACGGCCCGGTGGACGTGCCCTCCGGCACCTCGGTGCTGGAGGCGAGCCGGATGCATCACATCCCGCATCCCTCGACCTGCCGCGGGCGTGGGCGCTGCTCGACCTGCCGGGTGCAGATCCTCGCCGGCGCCGACGCACTTCCCGAGCCCTTCGGCGCCGAGCGCGCGGTGCTGGCGAGCATCGGCGCGCCTAGCTCGGTGCGCCTCGCCTGCCAGATTCGCCCGGCGCACAGCCTGTCGGTGCGCGTGCTCATGCCGGTGCTCGGCCATCGCTTTGGCGGCGATCTCGACGCGGAAGCGCGCGAATGGGCGATGGAGCGCGATGCCACTGTGCTGGTGCTCGATGTGCGCGCCTTCACCACGCTCACCCATAACCGCCTGCCCTATGAGATCGCCGTTCTGGTCAACCGCTTCTCCGCCGAGATGACGCAGACAGTGGAGAGCCATGGCGGGCGCATCGACCAGATGTTCGGCGACGGGCTGATGGCGGTGTTCGACGCCTCCGACAAACCGGCAAGCGGTGCCCGCGCCGCGCTGCGCGCCGCCCGCGACATGGCGCGCGTGCTCGATCTGCTGAACTCGGAGATGCGCGGCGTGCTGCCGATCCCGATCCGCGCCGGCATCGGCGTGCATACCGGCTCCATCGTGCTGGCCCGCGTCGGCGACGGGCTGGATGACAATCTCATCCGCGCCATCGGTAATACGGTGGCGGTGTCCTTCGCGCTGGAATCGGCCTCGAAGGAGTTCCTGGCCGACTATGTGGTCTCGGCGGAGACGGCCAAGGCATCGGGCTTCGATTTTTCGCGGCTGCAGCCGCGGGAGGTGACGGTGGATTCCAACGGCATGAGCGTGACCGCCTATGCGGTGCCGGATGCGGCGACGCTCGACGCGGTCATGGCCGGCGGGGTAATGCTCGGCATGCTCGGAGCGGCGAGGAGCTAG